One region of Chryseobacterium muglaense genomic DNA includes:
- a CDS encoding PAAR-like protein, with protein sequence MAAPIPYIVKSGETLQDIAKNLGIKDWTMLKAYHNENAENVTSDIPYAGFELKTPPQEEVYKMNGETPPLDPVEEQKSEEQKQEEEKKKEEEEKKQEEASKSEHDGKYFVVHNAKCVCDKAVNPKQTADLQVTTHKIIVLNDQAGKFAATEDDKTFIPPAATFGQCKLKPTTGGYLPCQLAAAPKWTKTYDSTQVQGKNTLTEISELMCMIGGKITIDKHGQTDSVSNAHADNTNPLELAAVNPAIEQPKKKEEYPVVTSIAITKIEDRADFKEQNSKEKEKIYLRKNEEAAFKANLKSGNKQLTSWMVYSDHQGKKENRLFFREQVGTEFSQSFADLGKFRVEGYGKPKSPDYEKGKYDKCDASCSIDVEVVQNTLLDIEVTSGDFTMRKSGGKNKFRKGVPSVFKAKFFIQNLTEEENSRLLMSVTDGAGNDITDGVQKSGNVLTFTPQNTNAAYTITAKYTTENGEETEKNISGETEGNAVLAISHAAEVVRPGTSVTFNVTKMRYNFGGGNSDYDLTQEEFSEIKWNLNGLPLGTGKSITVPGSKLMNVGKYVVEAYSVKANATGKGSKDEEDDWRFEVKENDVLSFTLSGTPKVGRPVTATVDKMVFADLLSNEIIHWRGFSTSITGKSITITPKAPGNLAISCFVNNKKGVTQNITIVQPIINDIMFTDSGGNKIEKASWGQKVNIFIDQKDLTGEKINLVLWDDDSGSFDDPVKTISVNSYDGGLIPLALDAGMKTKTGNHGLIFGKLSVDGLTAKGEEIASPKKYKLDVEDRKEIYSALLGSADGKEKHTIVDYDEISYFYAHTRGIKPSETLYLQILDSVLGNDTKLLYANNVKVDESGAIKEKIVWNNIKKKVNLLTVYAMVREKNADGKVLYDADGNFSMATAKLKKGSTLTKIAGYTSAVKVGSQNIQGTKEESKCPRCEEEITLKIIEEAFQVYSKQKDFREKIVASLNKFIKQRKSEGKDLHLNTCLRKAHFFAQVAVETLGIHGDWIIEGNINHSVTSAKNAFGDRAKTLESRGLLSGYCSDRPQERLLNYMYAKGNGFDNGNGVESTGDGWKFRGRGLKQITGRDNYNMISTVLKDIFPAEYDKLPKANHGEEKLESHPEKVEEIDYAVTTAIAFWEKHAIWELADKIPSKTSSDNDFKSIRQKVVGKSGFKWKVTKDYFQKTYDAFKVKDCQKDSNGNSTAAEGDYNLYKTDYIKKTYTKAMTSESKTYKFEVYKNGVLEKSYTLEKSEHGYFNFPESGINWGRYGTRDASKSIGGDNWANEECVAALLGFFYSVKESGLTETLYYNDISSHDGKTNLGHSTHKTGKDVDIRYPGCTNAAGEQLWTVAKNYWGSETKLDEIMQKIYKIAIEWDFVNNYQYKTVVNASRAGGHENHFHIGLK encoded by the coding sequence ATGGCAGCACCAATTCCTTATATTGTAAAAAGTGGAGAAACATTGCAGGATATTGCCAAAAACTTAGGCATTAAAGACTGGACGATGTTAAAAGCATATCATAACGAAAATGCCGAAAACGTCACTTCCGATATTCCGTATGCGGGATTTGAACTCAAAACACCTCCGCAGGAAGAAGTGTATAAAATGAATGGGGAAACTCCACCCTTAGATCCCGTTGAAGAGCAAAAATCCGAAGAACAAAAACAGGAAGAAGAAAAGAAAAAAGAAGAAGAGGAAAAAAAGCAGGAAGAAGCTTCCAAAAGCGAACACGACGGAAAATATTTTGTGGTACACAATGCAAAATGTGTTTGCGACAAAGCCGTAAATCCCAAACAAACTGCCGATTTGCAGGTAACCACACACAAAATTATTGTTCTCAACGATCAGGCGGGAAAATTTGCTGCAACCGAAGATGACAAAACTTTTATTCCACCTGCTGCCACATTTGGGCAATGTAAACTGAAGCCAACTACGGGAGGTTATCTTCCATGTCAACTTGCCGCTGCTCCGAAATGGACAAAAACCTATGACAGCACACAGGTTCAGGGAAAAAATACACTGACCGAAATTTCAGAACTCATGTGCATGATTGGTGGTAAAATAACCATCGACAAACACGGGCAAACCGATTCCGTAAGCAACGCTCATGCCGACAATACCAATCCTTTGGAACTGGCTGCTGTAAACCCCGCGATAGAACAGCCGAAGAAAAAAGAAGAATATCCTGTAGTTACCTCTATTGCGATTACAAAAATTGAAGACAGAGCAGATTTTAAGGAACAAAACTCAAAAGAAAAAGAAAAAATATACCTGCGAAAGAATGAAGAAGCTGCCTTTAAAGCCAATTTAAAGAGCGGAAACAAACAACTTACTTCGTGGATGGTTTATAGCGACCATCAGGGAAAGAAAGAAAACCGTTTATTTTTTCGGGAACAAGTTGGAACTGAGTTTTCGCAAAGTTTCGCAGATTTAGGAAAATTTCGGGTGGAAGGATATGGAAAACCGAAAAGTCCCGATTATGAAAAAGGAAAATATGATAAATGCGATGCTTCTTGTTCCATAGATGTTGAAGTGGTTCAAAATACATTGCTTGATATTGAAGTAACTTCCGGAGATTTTACCATGCGAAAATCGGGCGGAAAAAACAAATTCAGAAAAGGAGTTCCATCGGTTTTCAAAGCTAAATTTTTTATACAGAATCTTACTGAAGAAGAAAACTCCCGTTTATTAATGTCCGTTACAGATGGAGCAGGTAATGATATAACAGATGGCGTTCAGAAAAGCGGAAACGTTCTTACCTTTACTCCTCAAAATACCAATGCAGCTTATACTATTACTGCAAAATACACCACCGAAAACGGCGAAGAAACGGAAAAAAATATTTCTGGAGAGACAGAAGGAAATGCAGTTTTGGCAATTAGCCATGCTGCGGAAGTGGTAAGACCGGGAACTTCAGTCACCTTTAATGTGACTAAAATGCGGTACAATTTCGGAGGTGGCAATTCTGATTACGATCTTACGCAGGAAGAATTTTCGGAAATAAAATGGAACCTCAACGGTTTGCCCTTAGGAACTGGGAAAAGCATTACCGTTCCGGGTAGCAAATTGATGAACGTGGGAAAATATGTGGTGGAAGCTTACAGCGTAAAAGCCAATGCAACAGGAAAAGGCTCAAAAGATGAAGAAGACGATTGGCGTTTTGAAGTAAAGGAAAACGATGTATTAAGTTTTACGTTAAGTGGAACGCCAAAAGTAGGAAGACCAGTTACCGCCACCGTAGATAAAATGGTTTTTGCAGATCTGTTGTCCAATGAAATAATACACTGGAGAGGTTTTTCTACAAGTATAACAGGAAAATCTATCACAATCACACCCAAAGCTCCGGGTAATTTGGCTATATCTTGCTTTGTAAACAATAAAAAAGGAGTTACGCAAAACATTACGATTGTTCAGCCCATAATTAATGATATTATGTTTACCGACAGCGGTGGCAATAAAATAGAAAAAGCAAGCTGGGGACAGAAAGTGAATATTTTTATCGACCAGAAAGATTTAACGGGCGAAAAAATAAACCTGGTACTTTGGGACGATGATTCAGGAAGTTTTGATGATCCTGTAAAAACAATTTCTGTTAATTCTTATGACGGCGGTTTAATACCGTTGGCTTTGGATGCCGGAATGAAAACCAAAACAGGAAATCACGGTTTAATTTTCGGAAAACTTTCAGTTGACGGTTTAACAGCAAAAGGCGAAGAAATTGCTTCTCCAAAAAAATACAAGCTGGATGTAGAGGACAGAAAAGAAATTTACAGCGCATTATTGGGCAGCGCAGATGGAAAAGAAAAGCACACCATTGTGGATTACGATGAAATAAGTTATTTCTACGCCCACACAAGAGGAATAAAACCAAGTGAAACCCTATATCTTCAAATTCTTGATTCTGTCCTTGGAAATGACACAAAATTGCTGTATGCAAATAATGTAAAAGTAGATGAAAGCGGGGCTATAAAAGAGAAAATAGTTTGGAATAATATTAAGAAAAAAGTAAACCTTTTAACGGTTTATGCGATGGTAAGAGAAAAAAATGCGGATGGAAAAGTATTATACGATGCCGATGGTAATTTTTCTATGGCAACAGCAAAATTAAAGAAAGGCAGTACTTTAACAAAGATTGCAGGTTATACAAGTGCTGTAAAAGTGGGAAGTCAGAATATTCAGGGGACAAAAGAAGAGAGCAAGTGCCCTAGATGTGAAGAAGAAATTACTCTTAAAATTATTGAGGAGGCTTTTCAAGTTTATTCTAAACAAAAGGATTTCAGAGAAAAAATTGTAGCAAGTTTAAATAAATTTATTAAACAAAGAAAAAGCGAGGGGAAAGATCTCCATCTAAATACATGCTTAAGAAAAGCACATTTTTTCGCACAGGTTGCTGTTGAAACATTAGGAATTCATGGAGATTGGATTATAGAAGGAAACATTAATCATTCTGTAACGTCTGCAAAAAATGCATTTGGAGATAGAGCTAAAACTCTTGAAAGTAGAGGGTTGCTTTCGGGATATTGTAGTGATAGACCACAAGAAAGGTTGCTAAACTATATGTATGCAAAAGGTAATGGTTTTGATAATGGAAATGGTGTAGAATCAACAGGAGACGGATGGAAATTTAGAGGTCGTGGTCTAAAGCAAATAACAGGAAGAGACAATTATAATATGATTTCTACTGTTTTAAAAGATATCTTTCCTGCTGAATATGATAAACTTCCGAAAGCAAATCATGGAGAAGAAAAATTAGAAAGTCACCCGGAAAAAGTTGAAGAAATAGATTATGCTGTTACTACTGCAATAGCTTTTTGGGAAAAACATGCAATTTGGGAATTGGCAGATAAGATACCATCAAAAACGAGCAGTGATAATGATTTTAAATCAATTAGACAAAAAGTAGTTGGTAAAAGTGGATTCAAATGGAAAGTTACAAAAGATTATTTTCAGAAAACTTATGATGCTTTTAAAGTTAAAGATTGTCAGAAAGATTCAAATGGAAATTCTACAGCAGCAGAAGGAGATTATAATCTTTACAAAACAGATTATATTAAGAAAACATATACCAAAGCAATGACTTCTGAAAGTAAAACATATAAATTCGAAGTATATAAAAATGGTGTATTAGAAAAATCTTATACCTTAGAGAAAAGTGAACATGGTTATTTTAATTTTCCAGAATCGGGTATAAATTGGGGAAGATATGGAACTAGGGATGCTAGTAAATCTATTGGAGGAGATAATTGGGCAAATGAAGAATGTGTTGCAGCATTATTAGGTTTCTTTTATTCTGTAAAAGAAAGTGGTTTAACTGAAACATTATACTATAATGATATTTCTTCTCATGATGGTAAAACAAATTTAGGACATTCAACTCATAAAACTGGAAAGGATGTGGACATCAGATATCCTGGATGTACAAATGCTGCTGGAGAACAATTATGGACGGTAGCGAAAAATTATTGGGGAAGCGAAACAAAATTAGACGAAATCATGCAAAAAATATATAAAATTGCTATTGAGTGGGATTTTGTGAATAATTATCAATATAAAACAGTGGTTAATGCATCTCGTGCAGGAGGACATGAAAATCATTTCCATATTGGACTTAAATAA
- a CDS encoding lysozyme family protein: MIKEKDTNGKVLYDADGDFSMATAKLKKGSTLTKIAGYTSAVKVGSEQVPPQQSQDGVCECEAKVKAFMRMLRVKEGSEGEEGYTRLFSHSLKTF; the protein is encoded by the coding sequence ATGATAAAAGAAAAAGACACCAACGGAAAAGTTTTATACGACGCCGATGGCGATTTTTCTATGGCAACTGCGAAATTAAAGAAAGGCAGTACTTTAACAAAGATTGCAGGTTATACAAGTGCCGTGAAGGTTGGAAGTGAACAAGTTCCTCCGCAACAATCACAAGATGGAGTTTGCGAATGTGAAGCGAAAGTGAAGGCTTTTATGAGGATGCTAAGAGTGAAAGAAGGCTCTGAAGGAGAAGAGGGATATACAAGATTATTTAGTCACTCCTTAAAAACATTTTAA
- a CDS encoding IS5 family transposase: MLGKIKPDLQQNLFKTRLTELINMEHPLVKLANEISWDEMEAEFEKLFSQGGRPSIAIRKIAGMLLLKEMFKESDETVVERWIENAYWQYFTGEDFFQTQQPFDPSNFVHFRKRIGEKGLEFLLGQSVSLHPKAKTEDEVQIDTTVQEKNITFPTDSKLAKKVIDNCVKIAEKEGVIQRQSYKRVSKQLLRDAYFGHHPRRQKKAKMARKKLRTIGKRVLRELERKLPSTILKDYEEVFRIYLKALTQERNTKDKIYSLHESQVACIAKGKSGKAYEFGTKVAVVRGRKTGIISSIKRFSGNPHDSKTLEESLAQSERVRKSAGGTRPKKASTDRGFRGIKLVEGTVILLPTKKEKTKYEQQVARLRFRARAAIEPCISHLKRNHSLGLNFLKGVAGDINNALLAGIGYNLKMRFDQIKEQITLWLEILLRTFLCKYNFQNEN, encoded by the coding sequence ATGTTAGGTAAAATAAAACCAGATTTACAGCAAAATTTATTCAAGACCAGACTTACCGAACTCATTAATATGGAGCATCCGTTGGTAAAATTGGCAAACGAGATTTCTTGGGACGAGATGGAGGCAGAGTTTGAAAAACTATTTTCACAAGGCGGAAGACCTTCTATTGCTATCCGTAAAATAGCAGGAATGCTTTTACTTAAGGAAATGTTTAAAGAAAGCGACGAAACGGTTGTAGAAAGATGGATTGAGAATGCGTATTGGCAATATTTTACGGGCGAAGATTTTTTTCAGACCCAGCAGCCTTTTGATCCGAGCAATTTTGTACACTTTAGAAAGAGAATTGGCGAGAAGGGGTTAGAATTCCTTTTAGGACAAAGCGTTTCTCTTCATCCTAAAGCCAAAACAGAAGATGAAGTTCAGATTGACACTACGGTTCAGGAGAAGAATATTACGTTTCCTACGGATTCAAAATTGGCAAAAAAAGTAATAGACAATTGCGTAAAAATAGCTGAAAAAGAAGGGGTAATTCAAAGACAAAGTTATAAAAGAGTAAGCAAACAATTATTGCGAGATGCTTATTTTGGGCACCATCCGAGAAGACAGAAGAAGGCAAAAATGGCAAGGAAGAAACTCAGAACCATTGGCAAAAGAGTGCTTCGGGAATTGGAAAGAAAACTTCCTTCAACTATTTTGAAAGACTATGAAGAAGTTTTTAGAATTTACCTCAAAGCACTCACTCAAGAACGCAACACGAAAGATAAAATTTACAGCTTGCACGAATCACAGGTTGCCTGTATTGCGAAAGGGAAATCGGGAAAGGCATACGAGTTTGGGACAAAAGTGGCGGTAGTTCGAGGAAGGAAAACAGGCATCATCAGTTCCATAAAAAGATTTTCAGGCAATCCTCACGATAGCAAAACATTGGAAGAATCATTAGCACAAAGTGAGCGAGTAAGAAAATCCGCTGGAGGAACAAGGCCTAAGAAAGCGAGTACAGACCGAGGTTTTAGAGGAATAAAATTAGTAGAAGGAACGGTAATTTTGCTTCCCACTAAAAAAGAAAAAACAAAATATGAGCAACAAGTTGCAAGATTGAGATTCCGAGCAAGAGCAGCGATAGAGCCTTGTATCTCCCATCTAAAAAGAAACCACTCCTTAGGATTAAACTTCCTTAAAGGAGTAGCTGGAGATATTAATAATGCCTTATTAGCAGGCATCGGATACAATCTGAAGATGAGATTCGACCAAATCAAAGAACAAATCACTCTTTGGCTCGAAATTCTTCTCCGAACTTTTTTATGCAAGTATAATTTTCAAAATGAAAACTAG